tcttccaaaagatattccctcattttgtgttttgatgaacttattcctttaatttgtcactcatcgctatctatctatctatttatgtgtatatatatatatatattttatatgtgaaCTGCCTGCAACTATTTTTAAAacgtgtttctgtttctctttaacCCTTAATCATCCCACTTGGTCTCTCTTTCACCTGTGCTGCATCGTCCTCATCGTCCTCTCTACAAGCAGCTGGAGCTCTTAGCAGCTCAGAGGTCCCTCCAAGGCCGCAGGGAGCTGTTGGAGCAGGAGTGCCTGAGCCACACGAGGAAGCGGCGGGTGCTTTCGCCCGAGGATCTCAAACACCTCATTGTGGATGATAAACACAGCCTTATTTACTGCTATGTACCCAAGGTTGGTTACCATGAGAGTAATTAACACAGCTGAAGTTCCAGATGACATAAAATTATAATCTTATTCAGTTGCCTTATTTTTATAGTGCAGATTGTTGAGATGATAGTTTGTTACAGTGTGTAAAAGCATTGCTGCTTTCacttttttatatgtataaaagTTTTTTGACTGTCCTCACTTCCAGGTAGCCTGCACCAACTGGAAGCGTGTCCTCATGGTCCTCACCAGTGACGGCCGCTACACTGACCCTCTTGCCATCCCTGCCAATGAGGCCCACGTGGCGGGAAACCTGCGCACACTCTCCGAGTTCTCAGTCCCTGAGATCAACCAACGCCTTCGCAGCTACCTCAAGTTCATCTTCGTGCGGGAGCCCTTTGAGCGCCTGGTGTCCGCCTACCGGAACAAGTTCACGCGCAGCTACAACACTGCTTTCCACAAGCGCTACGGAACCAAGATCGTCCGCCGGCACCGGCCCAACCCGCAGCGTGAAGCACTGGAGAAAGGGAATGACGTTTCTTTCCACGAGTTTGTCCAGTATCTTGTGGACCCTCGGACCCAACGGGAAGAACCTTTCAATGAGCACTGGGAGCGGGTGCACTCTCTCTGCCACCCATGTCTGATCCATTATGACGTGGTGGGGAAGTATGAGACTCTGGAGCCAGACGCGCAGGCTGTGCTCAGATTGGCCGGAGTGGATGGGACACTTCAATTTCCAACGTCTGGTAAGAGCACCCGGACTGACGGCAACATGGCAGCACGCTTCTTTAAGCACATCAGTCCTTTCTACCAGAAGAAACTATTCAACCTGTATCGAATGGATTTCCTGCTCTTTAACTACTCAACACCAGAGTATCTCAGGACTTGATGCGGGGCAGAGAAAAGAGGGTTGAAATCAGTGCCACGGATGGACTGGCCAATCGCGCAGCTCTGAAGGCTTTTGTGATAGTCCACATTTCATACAGTGGATGTGTGATGGTACGTTTGCACTTTTTTCATTGCCATGGACTTTTCATTCCTGCGTGGAATGGTCCATCACACGCACAGACTTGGCACTACGACTCTCCAACAACAACTAAAAAACTGGTTTCAGTGAAGGGAACTTACTAAATGGAACCACATTTCTTCCTGAGAAGGACAGACTGTATGTGCTGTTATCTTAATAGCATGTTATATGCAGTGTGTCACACTCACTCATAGTTTATTGGTTTACTTTCCAGTTTAAAGATGTTTAGCAGAACAGATTGCTGAAGGGTCTTGGCCTTTAAGTTCAGTAagaattcagtatttattatttttactcacCCGATTTCCATTTCTCTCCAAGAACCTGCTTTGTCAGATGGAGCAAATCTTTCTCTCCctgactttttctgttttagttcTGTTGCTGTCTTTTATACGTAGTTGTTGAGTTGAGTGAAATATGCCTTACCAGCATTCCTGTGGTGCCCACTACAGTAAAAGTTCTCTTGCCTTGTTTTTTCTGAGAACTAATGAGCCACAAATTAAAGTCACACTTCAGAGGAGCAGGTTCTTCTCTTACACGGGCATACAGGTTAATGTGCTGACTGTGAAGCTGAACATTGCAGATTGTTTCAAAgcacctacagtacagtatctCTGGAAGGCctttatttatgtatgtcaGTGCATAAAGTATTTATTGTTATGGATTTGGGCTCATGATTTTGTGAAAATGGATTTTATATGAAAGAATAAGGGGTTTCTCTTCTGAGTGAATACTTCTTGCATGGAGCAAGTTATTTGCTGTCTCGGCTTTTGCACATAAACTGATGCCAAATAGAAATCTATCTatcatatactttttttttaatctaagcTCTGCTTCTGACGCTTGTTTTATCTAACTCGTCACAGCACTCGTTCACACTatcatacatatacatatgagTCACTTCCAGGAAAATTCACAGTCACTTTGTAATTCAAGTAAAAGCTCGCCATCCCTCCTCTATCGCTGTCTGTATTTAGCTCTGGGCAGGTATGCTGAACAAACAGCCACATAGCTGTGGTCAGGGCCTGAGTCCAGCCCAGCAACACCTCTGGTCAGAGCTGCCCTTGTTAGCGTTGAAGGCAGACACATTAAGGGGTTAACCCAGCTACAGTCATCACTGCAGGTCCTTGCTCAGCAAATGTTAGTGAATTTACAGTTTAAGGTAGCAACTTTTATGAATGATTTGCACTGCGAAAATATCAGTTTTAACAGATGCCTCATGCAGGCTTAAATAATAGTCTTATTTTCTGAAACTAGAGGCAGTATCATTAACTAGGATGACatcattttgaaacagtcaaatCTGCCAGTGAATTTATGAAGCcagcatctttttttaaactagtAGAGTAATCTACTGTGACTGTTTTTATGTAGTTTGAGGATACTTTCACTTGTTTCTGTATCCGTGAATGGCAGAATGAAAGAAATTGAGAATGACAAGTCAAATTGAGATTGACTTGAGATGAAGATGATTTGTTAAAGTAATAATGCGACTGCTGTATTTTTCCACATTCTTAAATTCCTGATAATTTACTAGAACGTTTCCTGTAAAGACTTTTGGAATTTGACATCAGTTTTGGGTCAAACAGATTCAGTTGACACTTTTAAGCCTTTTAGTCAACACATACAGCATGAAGAATACAGTTTCcgattataaataaaatatgaataaatacttACTCAGGTTTAAATGTAGTAGTACTCGACACACAAActaattaaactaaaataacaGTGTCAGTCCATATTTTTTTGCCTTCTGTTGCAACCAAATTACATTGTTCTTTCCAGAAAATTTTGTATGAAATCATTAGGaaataattaacatgtaataagaAAAGCTGCAGTAAAATCCCCTGCTCAGACCTAGTTATTATCTCATACATCTGTGATgatcagtgtctgtgtgtgaggacGCATAGTattcactttcacttttcacCTACATCTACTATCCTCAATTTGTGATTCCGTACATTTCCCAGAGCAACAGCAAGTGATTTTTCAGTGTACACAAAGTCTTACTTGGACTATCTTGCGGCCTCCTGGTATTATTGCCTGTTTATCAAGATACCAATCTAACATGTGTTAGGTAAGTGCTGGGATTCATCTGGacctgacatgtttttgtttagcTGGTTGTCTCTGAGAATAACAAGAATTcaccacaaaacaacaaaatgtaacatttccATTGAAATGGCTGTCTCCTGCAGTCTCAGGATATTAGTTCCAGTTTTGCTGAAAAAGCGTGCACAATTTTGCTAGCGCATGTCAAGACAGGCTGGCGTTGAGCTAAAAGGAAATTGTCTTTAATTTAATCTCTTTATCTACCAGATgtcttttgtaaaatatttcattatacTGAACATTATTATCTGGAAACATTGCCTTTTTATGCCTGTAGACATGCTTTGAAAAGTGCAATATCTGTGAGTGAGTATGGGTAATTTGTTAAAAGCTGTCTTTATAAGTGACTCCATCTTTTTATTCAAGCCTTAAATTTGTTTCATCATGCTTACTGTAtgccacattttatttttccttt
This window of the Thunnus albacares chromosome 5, fThuAlb1.1, whole genome shotgun sequence genome carries:
- the LOC122982029 gene encoding carbohydrate sulfotransferase 11-like isoform X1; its protein translation is MKMPRGGRLFLATCLGSLFVLVLYFQTITKPEPGLKTVSRPGQSRSPLQSLYNGDQQLELLAAQRSLQGRRELLEQECLSHTRKRRVLSPEDLKHLIVDDKHSLIYCYVPKVACTNWKRVLMVLTSDGRYTDPLAIPANEAHVAGNLRTLSEFSVPEINQRLRSYLKFIFVREPFERLVSAYRNKFTRSYNTAFHKRYGTKIVRRHRPNPQREALEKGNDVSFHEFVQYLVDPRTQREEPFNEHWERVHSLCHPCLIHYDVVGKYETLEPDAQAVLRLAGVDGTLQFPTSGKSTRTDGNMAARFFKHISPFYQKKLFNLYRMDFLLFNYSTPEYLRT
- the LOC122982029 gene encoding carbohydrate sulfotransferase 11-like isoform X2 — its product is MKMPRGGRLFLATCLGSLFVLVLYFQTITKPEPGLKTVSRPGQSRSPLQSLYNGDQLELLAAQRSLQGRRELLEQECLSHTRKRRVLSPEDLKHLIVDDKHSLIYCYVPKVACTNWKRVLMVLTSDGRYTDPLAIPANEAHVAGNLRTLSEFSVPEINQRLRSYLKFIFVREPFERLVSAYRNKFTRSYNTAFHKRYGTKIVRRHRPNPQREALEKGNDVSFHEFVQYLVDPRTQREEPFNEHWERVHSLCHPCLIHYDVVGKYETLEPDAQAVLRLAGVDGTLQFPTSGKSTRTDGNMAARFFKHISPFYQKKLFNLYRMDFLLFNYSTPEYLRT